In Methylomonas sp. MK1, the genomic stretch CGACATTTCATAGATTTCCAGTTTTTTTGACGGTTTCAAGGGCGGAAGGTCTTAATGATCGTCGCTCGCAGCAATAGCAAATTGAAGTTATTTTTGACTTTCGAAAGGCGAATTATGAAAACAATCTGCGCAGACCATAAGCAAACGGACCGGCATGCTCTCACTTCAGCAAAAACAGAACTTGGACTGCTTTGCTTGCTGGGCACTGGTGTGCTTTTCGGCTTTACAACGGTGGTTAACGCCGATGAAGAGATCCCGGATACATTGAGCGGCGACGTGGTTTTGGAAAAAATCATCGTTACCGATAAGTTTCCGGGGGTTAAGGCCCTAAATGCTTCGGACATGGAAGCGGATATTCTCACCAGCAAACGCGCGGCGGTCAGCGATACCGCCAAATTGCTGGAAGACACGCCGGGGGTGAGTTTATACGGTGCCGGCGGCGTGTCCAGTTTGCCCGTGATACACGGCTTGAACGATGACCGGGTGAAGATAGACATCAACGGCATGACGCTGACTTCGGCTTGTGCCAACCACATGAATCCGCCTTTGTCGTATATCGACCGCAGCAATATCGGCAAGATCACCATTTTGACCGGGGTGACGCCGGTGAGTTTGGGTGGCGACAGCATCGGCGGCACGATTTCGGTACAAACGCCCGATCCGGTATTTGCCGAGCCGGGCAAGGATATTTTGCTGGACGGCAGCGTCTCGTCGTTTTACCGCAGCAACGGCGACGCCTTCGGCGGCAGCATCGCCGCCGGCGTGGCGACACAAAACGTGCGGCTGGACTATACCGGTTCGCACACCGAAAGCATGAATTACAACGACGGCAACGGCCAGATCGTCAAATCCACCGCTTACGAAAACCAAAACCACTCGGCGGCTTTATCCTTCAAAACCGACAAGCATTTAGTCGTGATTCGTGGCGGTCAACAGCATATTCCATTCCAGGGCTTTCCGAATCAACGGATGGACTTGACCAACAACGACAGCATCTTCGGCAATATCATGCACAAGGGTAGTTTCGATTGGGGCTCGCTGGAGAGCAAGTTCTATTTCGAAAGCACGCAGCACAGCATGGATATCGGCGAGGACAAGCACAGTCAGTATCTCGATGGCACGGCTAGCGGCGGCACATTCGGGCCGCCTAACGATCAAATGCCGATGGAAACCCGTGGCCGCAACCTGGGTTATAAAATCCAAGCGGAAATTCCGTTCAACAAGCGCGACACCTATCGCATCGGCAACGAATATCATAGCAACAAGATCAACGATTATTGGCCGGCGGTACACACCAATACCAGTATCGCCGCCAACAATACCGACGCCCGCAGCGCTTACTCGATGATGGCGCCGGAAGCGTATTTGAATATCAACAATGGCGAACGTGAGCGGGTGGGATTTTTTGGCGAATGGGAAGCCAATTGGGACGCGAAATGGCGTAGTTTGTTAGGTCTACGCTACGACCACACCACCGCCAATACCGGCAACGTCCAGCCCTACAATCCCGATTTAATCAACACCGGTCCGGCGCGTACGGTGGATAGGGCCGGGGCGATTACCGCCTTAAACGCGGCGAATGCTTTTAACGCCCGCGACCGCGAGCGCAGCAACGACACCTTCGACGTCACTGCCTTGGTGCAATTTACTCCAAACGACATGAGCCAATACGAATTGGGTTACGCACGCAAAAACCGCGCGCCTAATTTATACGAGCGCTATGTCTGGGGGGCGCGCAATATGGATATGGCGATGATAGGCTGGCACGGCGACGGTAACGGCTACATCGGTAATATGGACTTGACCGAGGAAACTGCGCACACCCTTAGCTTGACCGGCGCATTTCACGAGCCGAAAAACAATTTGTGGGAAGTTAACGTCACGCCTTATTTTACCTACGTGAACAACTTCATCGATGCCGATCGCTGCGTCAGCGCCTCGAATGCGGCAGCTAGCGGTTGCAAAGCCACGCCGCAAACCGCCACTAACAGCTTTGTCTATTTGCAATACGCCAATCACGATGCCCGGCTCTGGGGTATGGATGTGTCAGGTCGGGCGCGGCTGTATAAAGATCCAACCGTCGGTGAATTTGCGACGCATACCACCATGAGTTATGTGCGCGGCGAGCGCATGGATGGCGGCAATCTGTATCACATAATGCCGTTCAACATGAAACTGAGCCTGGATCACCGCCTGCACGACTGGCAAAGCGCCATCGAAATGCAGTTTGTCGACGGTAAGGACGATGTACAGGCCATCCGCAACGAAACAGAGACGGCGGCTTATATCCTGCTAAACGCCAGAACCGGCTACGAGTGGGGCAAGGTACGTTTTGATGTGGGATTGGATAACGTGCTGGATAAGC encodes the following:
- a CDS encoding TonB-dependent receptor plug domain-containing protein — encoded protein: MKTICADHKQTDRHALTSAKTELGLLCLLGTGVLFGFTTVVNADEEIPDTLSGDVVLEKIIVTDKFPGVKALNASDMEADILTSKRAAVSDTAKLLEDTPGVSLYGAGGVSSLPVIHGLNDDRVKIDINGMTLTSACANHMNPPLSYIDRSNIGKITILTGVTPVSLGGDSIGGTISVQTPDPVFAEPGKDILLDGSVSSFYRSNGDAFGGSIAAGVATQNVRLDYTGSHTESMNYNDGNGQIVKSTAYENQNHSAALSFKTDKHLVVIRGGQQHIPFQGFPNQRMDLTNNDSIFGNIMHKGSFDWGSLESKFYFESTQHSMDIGEDKHSQYLDGTASGGTFGPPNDQMPMETRGRNLGYKIQAEIPFNKRDTYRIGNEYHSNKINDYWPAVHTNTSIAANNTDARSAYSMMAPEAYLNINNGERERVGFFGEWEANWDAKWRSLLGLRYDHTTANTGNVQPYNPDLINTGPARTVDRAGAITALNAANAFNARDRERSNDTFDVTALVQFTPNDMSQYELGYARKNRAPNLYERYVWGARNMDMAMIGWHGDGNGYIGNMDLTEETAHTLSLTGAFHEPKNNLWEVNVTPYFTYVNNFIDADRCVSASNAAASGCKATPQTATNSFVYLQYANHDARLWGMDVSGRARLYKDPTVGEFATHTTMSYVRGERMDGGNLYHIMPFNMKLSLDHRLHDWQSAIEMQFVDGKDDVQAIRNETETAAYILLNARTGYEWGKVRFDVGLDNVLDKQYYHPLAGAYLGDRYGMNPTAAANVTVPWGRNIAGMGRSAFVGLTIKF